TTGGGGTCCTGCCCCATGAAAACAGGAGTTCCCGGAAGATCTGGTTATAAAGGGCATCGACCTCATCGTCTTCTTTGGTGATGGCTCGGGCGGCATCCGCGTCCCGCCGGACAAAGGCATCAAGCGCCCGGCGACATCCCGCTCTTTCATCGAATCCATGGAAAGAATGATCGCCTTTTCGACCATGCTGCCCATGGCCAGGACTTTATCCTGGAGTTGTTTCAGGTTGCGTTCGTAATCGGTTCTCATCGTTCTCCTAAAATTTCACTGTTCCTTACATTGCAAGCGGTACCAGAATCGGCTGTTTCTTGCCATCGGAATCGACATTTACAAAGGTAATGTGGGTCTCGAACAGGATGGTCTCCGGGCTGGCCTGCCGCCGGGTCCCGAAAACCCTGACCTGGTATTGGACCGAAGTCCTGCCGACCCTGGAACGGGTGACCTCGAACCGGATGATCTCGCCACTGGCTACTGGATGATGGAAGGTCACGTTATCCAATGCTATGGTGACAAAGCGGTTGCCCGGAAAATCGTGATTGGCGGTGATGTAGGCAAACTCGTCTATCCATTTCAGCATGTTGCCGCCGAACAGGAAGCCGTCGTGGTTGAGGTGCTCAGGCAGAATCAGCTTATAGTGCTCCAATTGCTCTCCTCTTAGCCCGTCGCGCGGCGGTTAGCCGAACCGCCCTGTGATGTAGTCCTCCGTCCTTTTATCGCGAGGGTTGGTAAATATTTTGGACGTCTCGTCGTATTCTACCAGCGTCCCGGCGCACTTGTCGTCTATCATCATGAACGCGGCCATATCGGACACCCGCGCCGTGACAGCTTCGAGAGCGATTCACGATGGTCCTCGGCGAGCGACAGCATTTCTTCTTTTTTGTTGTCGTGGGCGATGAGCGCCAGGGTTATGGGCAATATTCTGTTTTCTTTGGCGGTGTCTACACTGTTTTTTATCATACAGGTTCAGTATAAAACGCCGACTTTAAGGCGCCTTTAAGGGAATGTTAAAGTTTTGTTAAATTTTCGGCGGTTTGCGGCAAAAAAACGGCCTCAATGATTGAGGCCGTTTGATTCAAGAACGATTACAAATCTACCGAGGCAGCGTGAAATAGAAGGTCGAGCCCTGCCCAGGGACACTCTCGGCGCGGATCTCGCCGCCGTGAGCTTTGACGATGTGCTTGGCAATGGCCAGCCCCAGGCCGGTGCCTCCCCCGCCGCGGGCTTTATCCGCCTTGTAGAATCTTTCGAAGATGCGCGGCAGGTCTTCGGCGGAAATCCCGATTCCGGTGTCCTTGACGGCTATCTCGATGGCGTTTCCATTTTTGGGATATGCCGAAACGATGATCCGCCCGCCGGCCGGGGTGAACTTGATGGCGTTGTGGAGCAGGTTAACCAGCACCTGCTCGATACGGTCGGCGTCAGCCTGGACCGGCCTTAAGCCGGGAGTTACGTCGACCGACAACACCAGTTCCGCTCTGTCGGATTGAGGCTTCATGCGTTCGGTGACTTTGTTGATGAACGGGCCGAGGTCCAGTGGCTTTTTGGAAAGAGGCGCCTCCCCGCTCTCGATACGCGATAGTTCACCCAATTCGCGCACCATCTGGGTCAACTTGTCCGTTTCCACCTCTATCCTGTTCAGGAAATCTGCAGCCACAGACTGATCCTCGATGGCGCCGCCCTTCAAGGTTTCGGCGAGCAGTTTCAGCGAGGCGAGCGGAGTCCTGAGTTCATGCGAGATGTTGGCCACAAAATCCCGCCTTACCCTTTCGAGGCGCTTGATCTCGGTCAGGTCCCGGACGACGACCACTGCTCCGGGTTCGTTTTTCGGCGGCGTTACCGTTACCTCAAAGAATCTGCGATTGGAGCGGATTTCAACCGAGCCTTGCTGGCGCGTCCCGGAAGCCAGGCACGCCTTCACCAGGGCATCGAATTCATGGTCTCGGATGACATCGATAAATGTCCGCCCGACCGCATTGGATCCCAGGCCGAACATTTTTGTGGCCGTATCGTTCACCTTGGTGACCTCGCTATAGCGGTTTACGACAAAGATGGCGTCTGCCACGTTGTCCATCATAAGCTCAAGCCGGCTATTCTCGGACTCGAGCGACCTGAGCCGGTCGCCCAGTTGCTTGGTCATCTCGTTAAAGGTATGTTTCAAGTCAGCCAGTTCGCCGATGGCCACCAGCCTCAGCTTATCCGGAGGCTCGCCGCCGCCCAGCTTTTTCATCGCCATCTCAAGCTCGAGTTCGTCCTCGGTCATCGACGGCACAAAAAAGTACATAGATACCGCCGCCGTCGCCGCCGAAGCGACACCTGCGATGAGGAGGGTCAGACTGAAACCGCGTATAAAGCCTACGACGGTCAATACCGCGGCAATAGCCACCACGGTAAACAGGATAAGGCTCCGGATGGAAGTGCTGGTCAAGTCATTCCTCGAATTTGTAGCCGAATCCCCGCACCGTGAGAAGGTGTTTCGGGTGGGAAGGATCGGCTTCTATTTTTTGCCGCAGCCAGCGGATGTGGACATCCACCGTGCGGCTGTCGCCCGGGTAGTCGTAACCCCAGACCCGGTCCAGGAGGCCTTCGCGAGAAAACACCTGGCCTTTATTGGTCATCAGGAACTGGAGCAGGTCGAATTCTTTGGGTGTGGTCTCGACAGCAGCGCCCGAAACCAGGAGAACGTGCCTGACGGGATCGAGCTCGATCTCCCCGGATCTGATCGTCGAAGTCTCGACGGGGCCCTGTTCGCGCTTAGCTGTCTCGTCCCGGCGGAGCATCACCTTGACCCTGGCCAGTAGTTCCCGCATTGAAAACGGCTTGGTCAGGTAATCGTCGGCGCCCAGTTCCAGCCCTAGGACCTTGTCTATTTCGTCACTCCTGGCCGTCAGCATCAGCACCGGCACGTGAGATTCCCGGCGTAATAAACGAGTGGCTTCAAAACCGTCTATCCCCGGCAGCATGACGTCCATGATGACGGCATCCGGCTTTTCGCGGCGGATAAGGTCCAGTCCTGAATTGCCGTCGGCGGCGGTGACCACCGCGAAGCCGTCCCGGTTCAGGTTGTATCTGAGTAGGTCGGCAAGAGTCCGGTCGTCTTCGACGACAGCGATTTTAGGCATCGTCCAAGTATAGAGCCTGCCGCGGTCTCACGGCAATAACCAATTACCAAGATACAAATTCCAAATAATTCCCAAATTCCAATGACCCAATAATCGAATGTTTGGCGATTGACGTTTGGTAATTGGAGCTTATTTGGTTATTGTATCTTGTATCTTGGAACTTGTTCGATTTGCCAAACGGACTTATTAACCTTTATCATGTCAGATTATGTACCGTTATAACCGTCCCTTGTGGCAGGAACCCCTGTTTATCCTCATCGCGATCAATGTGGTGGTGTGGCTCATCGAGTTGAGTTCACCCGGGCTGGCGGCGAATCTAGGCCTTTTCCGTCCTTCGTTTCTCTCCGAACCCTGGACCGCTGTTACCAGTATGTTCATCCATGATCCCTACGGCTTTACCCACATACTTTTCAATATGATCGCCCTTTACTTCTTCGGCACCTACCTTATCCAGATCGTTGGCGAACGAATGATGTTGGCGGTCTACTTCATCGGCGGCATCATCGGCAGCATTTTCTTCTGGCTCCTCGGACCGGTCAACGGTCTGGCTTACGGCGCTTCCGGCGCTATCTTCGCCCTGGGCGGCGCTCTAGCGGTGCTGAGGCCGCAGACCAAGGTTTTCGTATTCCCGATTCCCGCCCCGTTGCCGCTTTGGGTAGCCGTTATCGGCGGAGCCTTGATATTGTCATTCATCCCCGGCGTGGCCTGGCAGGCTCACCTCGGTGGGTTGTTGACCGGCATGGTTTTTGGTTATTTCGTAAGCAAGGGGCGGGTCCGTTTTTAAGTTCCCGAGACTCGAAAAGAAATCTAACTTTTTTCTTGCCATTTTGGCAACCTGAGTTTATACTTTCGAACGATGACCGCGAAAATTCTTATCGCTGACGACCAGGCGCCAATTCGCAGCTTGATTTCGACTGTCCTCAGCAAAGACTACCAGGTAATCCAGGCCAATACTGGCACTGAAGCCTTGAATATGGCCCGCCAGGAAAAACCCGATCTGGTTATCATGGACATATTGATGCCGGGCATGGACGGCCTGACGGTTTGCACCCAGCTCAAGGCTGACCCTGCGACAGCGAAAATTCCCGTCCTGATGTTGACCATCATAGATTATGAACTTAATCGCAAGTTCGCCGAAAACCTCGGCGCGGACGGCTATGTCACCAAGCCTTTCACCGCGGAGCAGCTAAGACAGGCGGTCTCAAGCCACCTCAATCCCGTCTCTCGAGTCGACACCACGGGTTAACCCTGTGTTGGACAGGTTTTCATTCCGCACCTCGGCTAAAATTGAATTCCTGGATATCACTAGCAAGATTCAGAACGCCGTCGACAACCACCAAGTCGAAAAAGGGACATGTATCATTTTCGTTCCCCACACCACCGCCGGAATTACCGTGAACGAAAATGCGGACCCGGCGGTGTTGCGTGACCTGAAACGCGAGATCCAGCGCCTGAACCCGCAGAGAGCCGATTTCGAACATTCTGAGGGTAATTCCCCCGCCCATGTTGCAGCCAGTCTCACCGGGCATTCATTGACTGCGTTCATCGAGGGCGGCCGGTTAGTCCTTGGCACCTGGCAGGCAATCTACCTGGCGGAGTTCGACGGGCCGCGCCAGCGGGAAGTCCTGGTTAAGATCCTCCCCGACGTCTAGGCTTTGAGTCGGGATTTGATAACCTTCTAACAGCGATCCGTTCGTGGTGAGCCTAGTCTGCCCTGAGTTTAACGAAGGGAACCATGAACGGAAGCTCTACCGGTTATTTTAGGACTCCAGCTTTTTCAGCTTCCCCGTTGCCTCTTTCACCGATTGTCCCTTTTTATAGATGCCCTTCCAGGGGTCGGGCCTGCGTTTCAACAATTCGAAAACATTACCAATGGTATAACCATCTGGTTTGAGTCCGGGTTTCTCAAGCTCCTCCCAGGTGATCGGGGCGGCGACTGACGGCGTTTTTCTGGCGCGCACCGAATAAGGGGCTACGGCAGTCTGGCTGAAGTGGTTGCGGTTCACATCGATGAACACCCGGTTGCCTCGCTTTGCCTTGGACATTTCTGTGGTGGTGTCATCCGGATGCCGGCTCTGGTAAAACCTGGCAACCCTCAATGCAAAATTATGGACTGTCTCGAAATTGTCGCTACGATCGAGCGGTACAGTTACGTGCAGGCCGCGGCCGCCGGTTACTTTGAGATAACTTTTCAGGCCGAGGTCATCGAGAAATTCCTTGAACCCAAAGGCTGTCTGTCGAACCGGCTCGAACGAATCGGTCTGTGGGTCAAGATCGAAAATCATCAGGTCCGGGTAATCCGCCTTGTCCCCTCTGGCCAGGGCGGTGTGCAGGACGATGACAGCCTGCTGTGCGAAATAAACCAGGTCCGCCGCGGAATCCGCCGACGCATAGTCGACGATCTCTCTTTGTCCTTGCGAAATCCGGGTAATCCAGGACGGATAGCTCGACGGGGCTTGTTTCTGGAAGAAACCCTCGGCTTCAACACCATCAGGAAACCGCTGGAATGACAGCGGCCTCCCCTCCAGGTGCGGCAACATTACCGGGGCGATTTTCAGATAGTACCGGATAAGATCGCTTTTGGTCGTGCCGTCCGGAAAGAAAACCTTCTCAAGGTTGGTCAGTTCGATTTCATGCCCGTCGAGGCTGGTCTTGATTTTCTGAGGCATAATCTAAATATAACAACTTGAGCGTCAAGCGCCAAGCTCGTCGCATTACGATGTGCATGATTTTCATCGTTATGTAAAAAGAAGGGGCGGGTTTCAGACCCGCCCCAACTTATCCGAGGTGGCGACACTATTCAGGCTGGTAGAGTTACCGCGTTCTGGGCCGCAGTCGGCAGAGTGATGTTTACCGGCTGGTTCACTTTGTTGAAGGTTTGGGATAAGACCATAGTGATGGTCATCGTCTGCCCCTGGCTGTCTACGTTAAGCCCTAAAGCCATGTCCATCTTCGCAGGCAGGTAGCTGGCGGTGCTGACCCAGATGGTCACGTCCAGCTGCTTGAACGCCTGGGCGGCATTGGCGATCCCCATATCGGCTAGGTCGCTCCCGGAGGCGCCGAGGTAGGACATGAATTTGTCCATGTTCGGATTGATTTTTAATTTGTAGCACTGGACTCCCCCGATGCTCTCGGTACCGACGATCTGCAGGGCTGCCGAGTCCAGGAGGATCTGGATCTGACTTCCGATATCCTGGGACGTCCACATCGCTGACAGGTCGGTTGCAGGTAAAACCTGTTTGTACCAGGTATTGGGATCCATCCCGGAGTCCTGGACTTCGCCTTTTATGTACATCGTATCGTTTATCAGATACATCTGCTCGTTCATCGCGACTGTTTCGCCGAATCCCGAGGAGGAACCGGTGATCACGGTGAACAGTTTTTTGCCCGGTTTATCTACCGCCATCGTTCCTGTCATGTCGATCTTCATATCCATGCCAAAAAGGTTCATCGACATGTTTGTCGAAAGTGAGCCTTCGAACGTATTCATTCCGGCTGAAGCGGTGTTGATCAGCTTCAACAGGACATCGGGCGCCGGAGTGGTCGGAGGCGGGGTTGTCGTCGGCGGATTGGTCGTCGACGAGGTTGTGGTCGTCACCGGGTTATTGGAGGTGGGTGGCGGCGAAGCCGTGTCATTGCCGCCGCAGGACGAGGCAATGATGGCGATTAACGCCAGGCCAGCCAAAATAGAAAGGATTTTAGATCTAATCATCTCTGATCTCCATAATTTAAGTCCGGATAACAATGATACACCCTGAAGCAAGGCTTGGGAATAATCCGATAGTACTATACCCAAACCGGTTTGAAACTTATCGCTCTCGGCGCAAAAAATATATCCTCAAAAACGACACGAAACGCTTGACACCCAAAGAAACACCCGTGCTATAATACCCGCTGTGAAGATATTAGAACCTATGTACTTGATAGGTTCGTTCCCGTTCTTCCGATGCTTGCTGCGGTTGCGATGCAAACAGGCAATTGTTTTTTCGGCCGGTTAGTCGTTTCCAGCAAAAATGAACGTAAAATCCAAGTCGTTTCCCGAAAAACGTGTCAATAGTGAAAATTCAAAAGAACAATTGCAACAGCAACGCCCTGTTGTCCGCTATCCGTAAGGCACAGCCTGCCGTCCCGATGCAACTGACAACTGTAAACTGTGAAAATTGATAACTAACCGGTGGTCTGAACTTGAACCGCCCGCAGGCAGGCGTTAAGATTACAGGATACCGCCAAACGGAGTCACATTTGATGATCGACAGATACGAGCCCCAGGAAATAGAAAAGAAATGGCAGGCCAAATGGGCCGCCGATAACCTTTACCACGTACCTGATGATTCGCCCAAGCCGAAGTGGTACGCGCTCACCATGTTCCCCTACACCTCCGGCGACCTGCATATCGGCCACTGGTACGCGATGGCCCCCTCCGACGTTTACGCCCGCTACAAGCGGATGATGGGCTTCGATGTCCTGCACCCCATGGGCTTCGACGCCTTCGGTTTCCCGGCGGAGAACGCCGCCATTAAGCGCGGCATCCATCCCCGCATCTGGACGGAGAAGAACATCGAGAACATGCGTAAGCAACTCAAATCCATGGGCTGCTGCTATGACTGGGATCGCGAGGTTGTGACGTCCCGACCCGATTATTACAAATGGACCGAGTGGTTCTTCCTGAAACTGTATGAGGCCGGTCTGGCCTACCGGGCCAAAGCCCCGGTCAACTGGTGTCCATCATGTCAGGCGGTCCTGGCCAATGAGCAGGTTATCGGCGGTGGTGAATGTTGGCGCTGCGAGACTCAGGTGGTCCGCAAGGACCTGGTGCAATGGTTCTTCAAGATCACTAAGTACGCCGACGAACTCAAAGACCATGAAGGATTGGACTGGCCGGAGCGCATCAAGATCATGCAGCGCAACTGGGTAGGCAAGTCCACCGGCGCCGAGATCGAGTTCAACCTGGACGTTCCCGGTGTCGCCGAGAAGAAGATCAAAGTCTTCACCACCCGGCCCGATACCGTTTACGGAGTGACTTTCATGGTACTGGCGCCGGAGCATCCGTTGGTCGAAAAAATCACGACGCCGGCGCAGAAAGCCGCGGTTGAAGCCTATGTTGATAAGGCCCGCCGCCTGACAGAGATCGATCGCCTGTCGACAGAACACGAGAAAGACGGCGTTTTCACCGGCGCATATGTAATCAATCAGCTCAACGGCGAGCCAGTGCCGGTATGGATCGCCGACTATGTTATCTGGAGCTACGGCACCGGAGCTGTCATGGCGGTGCCCGCCCACGACGAACGCGACTTCGCCTTCGCTAAAAAGTATAAGCTGCCCGTCCGCGTGGTTATCGCCCCTCCCGGTTATGAGGGCGGCCCCATCCCCGAAGCCTACGTCGGCGAAGGAAGAATGATCAATTCCGCTCAATTCAACGGCAAACCAAGCGCCGAAGCTTTCGACGGCATCATCGATTGGATGGAATCCCAGGGCTTCGGTAAAAAAGCGGTCAGTTATAAACTCAGGGACTGGCTGATCTCGCGACAGCGCTATTGGGGCGCGCCCATTCCGATGATTCACTGCGATAAATGCGGCATCGTGCCGGTACCCGAAAAAGACCTGCCTGTGCTATTGCCGGAAGAAGCGGAGTTCAGGCCCACGGGTGAGTCGCCGCTCAAGTACGTCGAGAGTTTCGTTAATACGACTTGCCCTAAATGCGGCGGTCCTGCCAAACGCGAAACCGACACAATGGACACTTTCATGTGTTCCAGTTGGTATTTCCTGCGTTATTGCTCGCCGCACGACGCTAAAGAAGCCTTCGACCCGGAGAAAACAAAAAAGTGGATGCCGGTGGATATCTACACCGGCGGCGCCGACCATGCCGTGATGCACCTCTTCTATTCGAGGTTCTTCACTATGGCATTGCGCGACATGGGACGCCTGCCCTTCGGCGAGCCGTTCAAGAGGCTTTTCAACCAGGGCGTCATCACCAGCCAGCATCAGAAGATGTCCAAGAGCAAGGGCAACGTCGTAAATCCGGACAAGTACGTTGGCGAACTCGGCGCCGACACTGTTCGCGCCTACCTCATGTTCGTCGGACCGTGGGAACTAGGCGGTGATTGGAACGATTCCGGCATCGGCGGCATGTCCCGCTGGTTCAACCGCGTCTGGAAACTGGCATTGGAGGAGTACACACCAACAGATTTCGGTTCCGATGCGGACGCGGCTCTTACCCGCAAAACTAACCAGGTCGTTCGCAAAGTGAATCAGGATATCGACAAGCTCCAGTTCAACACCATGCTGGCGGCTCTGATGGACTACACCAACTACCTGGCGACGGCAAAAGATACCGGGAAAGTGTCGATCGAAACCTGGAACAAGGCTATCGAAAGCTTGACGCTGATGCTGGCTCCGACTGCGCCTCACCTAACCGAAGAAATATGGCAGCGCCTGGGTAAACCATATAGCATTCATAATCAGTCATTCCCGTCGTGGGATGACGAATTGGCCAAGGAACCGGAAATCACACTAGTGGTGCAGGTAAACGGCAAAGTACGCGCCCGGATCCAAGCACCTGCTGATATTACCGAGTGCCAGGCTACCGACCTGTCCATGTCCAACGACAGGGTCAAAGAGTTCAGTGCCGGGAAGACGGTCAAAAGCGTGGTCTACGTTCCCGGCAAATTGGTCAACGTCGTCGTCGTATAGGGCGACCTGCCGGTCGCCCGCCTGGTCTGTCCTTTCCCCCGGGTGGGAAAGGACTTAAAGGAGAGGGCATCATGAAAATAGCGTTTATCGGCGGCGGCAACATGGGCCGCGCCATGATCTCTGCCATCATCGATAAGGGGCTGGCTGAGCCCGAAGACATCACCGTCGCCGACGTTAAAGAGGAAAGCCGCGAGGCTATCGTCCTGGACCTCGGCGTTTTTGCGACGCCGTCAAACCTGGCCGCGGTCAAAGATGCCGAAGTGATTATACTGGCTATCAAACCGCAGAACCTGGCAGATGTCACTGCCGACCTTGCCGGAAAGCTCGATAGCTGCCAGTTAGTCTTATCTATTATCGCCGGAAAGAAAATCTCGACTCTGGTCGACGGGTTCAAGCATCGGGCGGTTGTCCGTGTAATGCCCAATACCCCGGCACAGATAGGTAGAGGCATGAGCGTTTGGACTGCCACCGAGGTGGTCAGTCCGAAGCAAAAAGAATCCACCCAAAAGATCCTCACCGCCATGGGGCAAGAGCTGTTCACACCGGATGAGAACGACCTTGACAAGGCCACGGCTCTTTCAGGCAGCGGTCCAGCCTATTTTTTCCTGTTTATGGAAGCCCTCGTCGATGCCGGCGTGAAAATGGGCTTCAGTCCCGAGGTCGCGCGGCAACTGGTGCTCCAGACCGCTTCGGGCTCCGCAGAGTATGCCTGCCTTTCCGGTCGAGACCTGATGGAATTACGACGGATGGTCACCTCGCCCGGTGGCACCACTGCAGAGGCGATCAAGGTATTTGAATCCGGCGATTTCAAGGGTCTGGTGAATAAGGCTGTCGAGGCAGCTTTACGGCGGGCTAAAGAGCTGGGCGTCTAGTTTCGGAGGGCACGATGGAAAAACCAAAATCGACCGACGAATATATTAAAAGTTTTCCCGCAGATATCCAGGGCATTCTTGAAGAAATCCGCCGGGTCATCAAAGGGGCAGCTCCCGAATCTACAGAGGTTATCAGTTATGGCATGCCGGGATTCAAATTAGATAACCATTTACTCTTATGGTTTGCGGCTTTCAAGGACCATATCAGTCTTTTCCCGACCAGTTCCGGCGTTGACGCTTTCAAGGCAAAATTGAAAGAATTCAAGGTGTCGAAGGGGACGATCCAATTCCCGCTGGATAAGCCGATCCCCTATGATTTAATCCGAGAAATAACCGGGTTCAGGGTGAAGGATCCCGCCAGGCACGGTTCGAAGTATTAACAGGCGCGGGGTAGCTATGCTCGTAACGTGGCGCCGAGCTGGGTCATCAACGTTGATACGATCTCGGCCATGACCTTATCCACTTCTGCGTCCGTAAGCGTTGCAGCCGGCGACTGGAAAACCAGCCGGTAAGCCAGCGATTTCTTGCCGTCCGGAACCTGTTTGCCTGAATAGACGTCGAACAACCGGACTTCCTTAAGCAAGGTGAAAGCGGAAAGGATATCTGACACCTGTTTGTGGGTTACGGACTCGTCCAAAACCAGGGCGATATCACGCATCACTGCTGGATATTTGGGCAGCGTCTGGTAGGTACGGCCGGGCCTTACTTTGGGTAATAAAGCCGTCAGGTTGATTTCAAAGAGGAAAGCCCTATCTTCGATATCGAAATTCTTAAGTACCTTGGGATGGACTTCACCAAGCACCCCGAAATTGACGCCGGCTACAGAGAGTTGGGCCTGGTGACCGGGGCGCAAACCGGAGTCAGTCCCCGGTTCGAGTGTATAAGGCAAATTCATTCGCCCGAGAATTGTCTCCAACAGACCTTTCGCGTCATAGAAATCAAACGGGCGCTTGCATTGCTGCCATCCCATCGGTTCTGCTTCGCCCGCAATGATGCCGCAGACCATTTCAGGTTCAGCCGGCAACGCCCCCGGCTTTGAATGATAAGCCCGGCCGATCTCGAAGAATCTGAGTCCGCCTTCTTCGAAGCGACGATTGGAGGACACAGCGTCCAGCAACGGGGCTCTCAGATTAGTGCGAAGGCATTCCTGTTCGGATGACATCGGGTTCAACAATTTTACCGGCTCAGCGATAAGTTTTCCGTCCGCCGTAGCGCGCTGTAAAGCGTCGAAACTGGACAATGAAAGCGACATCATTTCCTGGAAGCCAAAACCGGCAAGAGCGATGCGCCATAATTTCTTGAAGGCTAAAATCGGCGGGCCGACTCGTCTGGGAATATCTCCGGAAAGGGGACGGGTGGGCAAATTATCATAGCCATAGATCCTGGCGACCTCTTCGATCATATCTTCGACGATGTTCAGATCGGTCCGCCACCAGGGGCAATAAACTCGGAGGAATTGAGTTTCGCCGCCGGCGCCATATTCAGCTTCATCGACGGTTTCCCAATAGAAATCGATCGCTAAAGCCCTGAAAGCCCTGAGTATCTTGTCGTATCCGAGGTCAGTACCGAGCACCAAATTGAATCGGGATGCCGGAACCTGGATGCCGATCCTGGCTTTCTTGCTCGGAAAGACATCGATCAGTCCGGTGGCTGCCTGGCCGCCACAGATCTGCAGAACAAGCTGTACAGCCCTTTTCAGAGCGTGGATCGCCATTTCCGGGTTCAGGTTCCTCTCGAAGCGCATTGAGGCTTCAGAACCCAGTTTCAAACGATGAGAAGTATGGTGGATGCCCGTGGAATTGAAGCTGGCGGATTCGAGGATGATGTCCGTGGTCTCAGCCGATACTTCCGAATTAGCGCCGCCCATGACTCCCGCGATGGCTATTGCTTTCCCGGCGTCGGCGATCATCAGAGTGTCGCTCGAAAGTATCCGCTCTTCGCCGTCCAATGTGACGAACTTTTCGCCCTCGGCGGCGCGCCGGACGTTGATTTTGCCTCCGGCAACCTTCGACATGTCGAAGGCGTGCATCGGCTGGCCATATTCCATCATCACATAATTGGTGATGTCCACGATGTTGTTGATGGGGCGCATGCCCACCGCCGTCAGGCGCTTCTTAAGCCAGTCAGGCGATTCCGCAATTTTCACGCCTTTGACAATTGCCGCCGTGTAACGGGCGCAAAGATCCGGCGCGTCGATGGCAACCGACAGCAGCGAGTTGACGTCCGGACCTTTTTCCTCATAGGCGGTATCCGGCAGTCTGATGGATTTGATCTCCATCTGGGGAATGTCTTTAGACACGGTGACAGCAAAAATCTCGCGGGCGATGCCGGTTATGGACATGCAGTCGACCCGGTTGGGGGTGATATCCAGTTCGAGCACCTTGTCGCCAAGAACTTCAGCCAATTTGGTACCGACGATCGATTCGGGCGGAAGTTCAAGGATGCCCTCGTGGCGGTCGGAAATACCTAACTCACGCTCG
This is a stretch of genomic DNA from Dehalogenimonas etheniformans. It encodes these proteins:
- the leuS gene encoding leucine--tRNA ligase; this translates as MIDRYEPQEIEKKWQAKWAADNLYHVPDDSPKPKWYALTMFPYTSGDLHIGHWYAMAPSDVYARYKRMMGFDVLHPMGFDAFGFPAENAAIKRGIHPRIWTEKNIENMRKQLKSMGCCYDWDREVVTSRPDYYKWTEWFFLKLYEAGLAYRAKAPVNWCPSCQAVLANEQVIGGGECWRCETQVVRKDLVQWFFKITKYADELKDHEGLDWPERIKIMQRNWVGKSTGAEIEFNLDVPGVAEKKIKVFTTRPDTVYGVTFMVLAPEHPLVEKITTPAQKAAVEAYVDKARRLTEIDRLSTEHEKDGVFTGAYVINQLNGEPVPVWIADYVIWSYGTGAVMAVPAHDERDFAFAKKYKLPVRVVIAPPGYEGGPIPEAYVGEGRMINSAQFNGKPSAEAFDGIIDWMESQGFGKKAVSYKLRDWLISRQRYWGAPIPMIHCDKCGIVPVPEKDLPVLLPEEAEFRPTGESPLKYVESFVNTTCPKCGGPAKRETDTMDTFMCSSWYFLRYCSPHDAKEAFDPEKTKKWMPVDIYTGGADHAVMHLFYSRFFTMALRDMGRLPFGEPFKRLFNQGVITSQHQKMSKSKGNVVNPDKYVGELGADTVRAYLMFVGPWELGGDWNDSGIGGMSRWFNRVWKLALEEYTPTDFGSDADAALTRKTNQVVRKVNQDIDKLQFNTMLAALMDYTNYLATAKDTGKVSIETWNKAIESLTLMLAPTAPHLTEEIWQRLGKPYSIHNQSFPSWDDELAKEPEITLVVQVNGKVRARIQAPADITECQATDLSMSNDRVKEFSAGKTVKSVVYVPGKLVNVVVV
- the proC gene encoding pyrroline-5-carboxylate reductase: MKIAFIGGGNMGRAMISAIIDKGLAEPEDITVADVKEESREAIVLDLGVFATPSNLAAVKDAEVIILAIKPQNLADVTADLAGKLDSCQLVLSIIAGKKISTLVDGFKHRAVVRVMPNTPAQIGRGMSVWTATEVVSPKQKESTQKILTAMGQELFTPDENDLDKATALSGSGPAYFFLFMEALVDAGVKMGFSPEVARQLVLQTASGSAEYACLSGRDLMELRRMVTSPGGTTAEAIKVFESGDFKGLVNKAVEAALRRAKELGV
- the pheT gene encoding phenylalanine--tRNA ligase subunit beta; amino-acid sequence: MKAPISWLKDYVDINIPVEEVAEKLTLAGNEVSAISYTVPAWEGVVVAEVLAVEPHPNADRLRLVTVNTGAEQPKVVCGAPNVAVGQKVAFAGIGTKLTDGHTGQPMELKAAVIRGVESRGMVLSERELGISDRHEGILELPPESIVGTKLAEVLGDKVLELDITPNRVDCMSITGIAREIFAVTVSKDIPQMEIKSIRLPDTAYEEKGPDVNSLLSVAIDAPDLCARYTAAIVKGVKIAESPDWLKKRLTAVGMRPINNIVDITNYVMMEYGQPMHAFDMSKVAGGKINVRRAAEGEKFVTLDGEERILSSDTLMIADAGKAIAIAGVMGGANSEVSAETTDIILESASFNSTGIHHTSHRLKLGSEASMRFERNLNPEMAIHALKRAVQLVLQICGGQAATGLIDVFPSKKARIGIQVPASRFNLVLGTDLGYDKILRAFRALAIDFYWETVDEAEYGAGGETQFLRVYCPWWRTDLNIVEDMIEEVARIYGYDNLPTRPLSGDIPRRVGPPILAFKKLWRIALAGFGFQEMMSLSLSSFDALQRATADGKLIAEPVKLLNPMSSEQECLRTNLRAPLLDAVSSNRRFEEGGLRFFEIGRAYHSKPGALPAEPEMVCGIIAGEAEPMGWQQCKRPFDFYDAKGLLETILGRMNLPYTLEPGTDSGLRPGHQAQLSVAGVNFGVLGEVHPKVLKNFDIEDRAFLFEINLTALLPKVRPGRTYQTLPKYPAVMRDIALVLDESVTHKQVSDILSAFTLLKEVRLFDVYSGKQVPDGKKSLAYRLVFQSPAATLTDAEVDKVMAEIVSTLMTQLGATLRA
- a CDS encoding iron chaperone yields the protein MEKPKSTDEYIKSFPADIQGILEEIRRVIKGAAPESTEVISYGMPGFKLDNHLLLWFAAFKDHISLFPTSSGVDAFKAKLKEFKVSKGTIQFPLDKPIPYDLIREITGFRVKDPARHGSKY